From the Candidatus Woesearchaeota archaeon genome, one window contains:
- a CDS encoding DUF4065 domain-containing protein: protein MSADTKKVTALSVAEYFIDRANKEKKTITNKKLQKLLYYAQVWSLVLNKEKLFPERIEAWVHGPAVPIVYRRFKSFEFNPIQIDTSSASFDFSKRQSDLLDSIWSVYGKYNAEYLEALTHSELPWQEARKDISVSESSSNIISLTTAQKFYAGKLKTKTSN, encoded by the coding sequence ATGAGTGCGGACACTAAAAAAGTAACAGCTTTGTCTGTTGCGGAATACTTTATAGACAGGGCAAACAAGGAAAAGAAGACCATAACTAACAAAAAACTCCAGAAATTGCTTTATTATGCTCAAGTCTGGTCTCTTGTCCTAAATAAAGAAAAGCTCTTTCCTGAAAGAATAGAAGCTTGGGTCCATGGACCGGCAGTCCCAATAGTTTATAGAAGATTTAAGAGTTTTGAATTTAACCCCATTCAAATAGACACATCTTCTGCTTCTTTTGATTTCTCAAAAAGACAATCAGATTTACTTGATAGTATTTGGTCTGTGTACGGGAAATATAACGCTGAATACCTTGAAGCTCTAACTCACTCCGAATTACCTTGGCAAGAAGCTAGAAAAGACATCTCTGTTTCAGAATCTTCAAGCAACATAATTAGTCTTACTACAGCACAGAAGTTTTATGCAGGAAAACTCAAGACAAAAACTTCCAACTAA